Part of the Sinorhizobium sp. BG8 genome, ATCGAAAGCTCCTCCTCCAAGATTGGCGAGATCATCGGCGTCATCGACGACATCGCCTTCCAGACCAACCTTCTCGCGCTCAACGCAGGCGTGGAAGCCGCCCGCGCAGGCGAAGCCGGCAAGGGATTTGCGGTCGTGGCACAGGAAGTCCGGGAACTGGCCCAGCGCTCCGCAAACGCGGCCAAGGAGATCAAGACACTGATCACCGCTTCCTCCACGGAGGTCGCGGCAGGCGTCGAACTCGTCGAGGCGACCGGCACGTCGCTGAGCGACATCGAACGCCGTGTCAACGAGATCAACGAGCGCATCGTCGCAATCGCAACCGCCGCGCAGGAGCAGGCTGTCGGCCTGAGGGAAATCAACACGGCCGTCAACCAGATGGACCAGATGACCCAGCAGAACGCCGCGATGGTCGAGCAGACCTCCGCCGCCAGCCAGACGCTTGCCGGCGAAAGCGGCCAGCTGGCGGCACGCATCGCGCACTTCAAGATGGAAGGATCCCATCAGCAACACGGCTACACCGCACGCCGCGCAGCCTGAGCCCCGTCCGACATCAATGCAAAAGGCCCGCCCGGCGCAAACCGGGCGGGCCTTTTGCTATTGGGGAAGCAACCGGTCGGAAATCCGCAAATTCGCGGCCGGATCATTTTCGAGACCCGCACCGGCAATCTCTTCTACGATGCGGATGGGACGGACGCCGCGAAGGCGCTGCGGTTCGCGCTGCTGAAGCCCAAACTCTCGCTGACCCCCAGCGACTTGCTGATCTTCTGGCTCCCGCCCAGCCGCCGACCGTCAAATGGAAAAAAGGCGCGCCACGAAGTCCGTGGCGCGCCCTTCTTGTTTTCGTCTTGGGAGGAGACGAGATCAGTCGACGTTGAACACCAGGGACTTCGCCTGGCGAATTGCCGGGTTGGCGCGAAGCTTGTCGAGAACGGCATCCGAAACCGGGCCGTCGACATAGAGCAACGCGATGGCGTCGCCACCTTCCTTCTCGCGACCGAGCTGGAAGTTCGCGATGTTGACGCCAGCATCGCCGAGCGTCATGCCGATGAAGCCGATCATGCCGGGAACGTCGGTGTTGGTGATGTAGACCATGTGCGAGCCGACGTCGGCATCGAGGTTGATGCCCTTGATCTGGATGAACCGCGGCTTGCCGTCCGAGAAGACCGTGCCGGCGATCGAGCGGGTCTGGTTGGCGGTCTTGACGGTCAGCTTGATGTAGCCGTCGAACACACCCGACTTGTCACGCTTGACCTCGGAAAGGATGATTCCCTTTTCCTTGATCATGATCGGGGCCGAAACCATGTTGACGTCGGCAACCTGCGAGCGGATGAGGCCTGCGAGCAGCGCGCTCGTCAACGCCTTGGTGTTCATCGACGCTGTCGCACCATCGTAGAGGATCTCGATTTCCTTGATGGCGCTTTCGGTGACCTGACCTACGAAGGCCCCGAGAACGTCGGCAAGCCGGATGAACGGCTTCAGGATCGGCGCTTCCTCGGCGGTGATCGACGGCATGTTGATGGCGTTGGAAACGGCACCCTTGACGAGGTAGTCCGACATCTGCTCGGCAACCTGAAGCGCCACGTTCTCCTGCGCTTCGGTGGTCGACGCGCCGAGATGCGGCGTGCAGACGACGTTCGGCAGGCCGAAGAGCGGGCTTTCCTTGGCCGGCTCGACTTCGAAGACGTCGAAGCCCGCACCGGCAACGTGACCGGACTTGATGGCTTCGGCCAGTGCTGCCTCGTCAACCAGACCACCACGGGCGCAGTTGATGATGCGCACGCCCGGCTTGGTCTTAGCAAGGTTTTCCTTGCCGAGAATGCCGCGGGTCTTGTCGGTCATCGGCACGTGCAGCGTGATGAAGTCCGCCTTGGCGAGCAGTTCGTCGAGCTCGACCTTGGTGACGCCCATTTCCTGGGCGCGCTCGGCCGACAGGAAGGGGTCATAGGCCAGAACATGCATGCCGAGGCCGATCGCCTTCTTGCAGACGATGCCGCCGATGTTGCCGGCACCGATGACACCGAGCGTCTTGCCGGTGATCTCGACACCCATGAACTTCGACTTTTCCCACTTGCCGGCCTGGGTCGACGAGTCGGCCTGCGGCAACTGGCGGGCGACCGCGAACATCAGCGCGATGGCGTGTTCGGCGGTCGTGATCGAGTTGCCGAACGGCGTGTTCATCACGATGATACCGCGGCGCGAGGCGGCCGGGATGTCAACGTTGTCGACGCCGATGCCGGCGCGGCCGATAACCTTGAGGTTGGTCGCGGCGGCGATGAGCTTTTCCGTCGCCTTGGTAGCGGAACGGATGGCAAGGCCATCATAGTTGCCGATGATTTCGGCGAGCTTGTCCTTGTCCTTGCCGAGCTGCGGCTGGAAATCCACTTCGACTCCGCGGTCGCGGAAGATCTGGACGGCGGTTTCCGACAGTTCGTCGGATACGAGTACGCGAGGTGCCATGAAAGGCCTCCTTCAATCGGTCAATGGTGATGGATAAAGGGTGGCTTCGCCGAAGGGGCGAAGCCTGTCGCGATGTCAGGCCGCAGCCTTGGAAATCGTTGCCTTCTGGGTCTCGAAGGCCCAGGTCAGCCACGGCATCAATGCCGCGATGTCAGCCGTGTCGATCGTGGCGCCGGCCCAGATGCGAAGCCCGGAGGGAGCATCGCGATAGGCGCCGATGTCGTATGCGACACCCTGCTTCTCGAGAAGGGCGACTATGCCCTTGGCGAAGGCAGCCTGAGCGTCGGCGTCGAGCGCCAGCACGTCCTTGTCGGCGATCGTCAGGCAGACGGACGTGTTGGACCGCGTTGCCGGATCCTTCGCCAGGTTGGCGATCCAGTCGTTCTTTTCGACGAAGTCGAAGATCGCCTTGGCGTTTGCATCCGCACGAGCCATCAGCGCCTTGAGGCCACCGATTTCCTTCGCCCAGAGAAGCGCATCGATGTAGTCCTCGACGCACAGCATGGACGGCGTGTTGATCGTCTCGCCCTGGAAGATGCCCTCGATCAGCTTGCCGCCCTTGGTCATGCGGAAGATCTTCGGCATCGGCCAGGCCGGCGTGTAGCTCTCGAGCCGCTCGACGGCGCGGGGGCTGAGGATGATAACGCCATGGCCGCCCTCGCCGCCCAGCACCTTCTGCCAGGAGAAAGTGACGACGTCGAGCTTGGAGAAATCCATGTCCTGTGCAAAGGCCGCCGAGGTGGCGTCGCAGATGGTCAGGCCCTGGCGGTCGGCCGGAATGAAGTCAGCGTTCGGAACGCGCACACCGGAGGTCGTGCCGTTCCAGGTGAAGACCACGTCACGCGAAAAATCGATCGTGGAAAGGTCGGGGAGAACGCCGTAGTCGGCGGTGATCTTGCGGACGTCCGGAAGCTTCAGTTCCTTGACGACGTCGGAAACCCAGCCCGAACCGAAGCTTTCCCATGCGACCATGTCGACGCCGCGCGGGCCGAGCAGCGACCAGAGCGCCATTTCGACAGCGCCGGTGTCGGACGCAGGAACGATGCCGATGCGGTAGTCCGCCGGAACCTCGAGCACTTCGCGGGTGAGATCGATGGCCTGCTTGAGCTTGGCCTTGCCGACCTTGGCGCGGTGCGAACGACCGAGCGCGGCATCGGAAAGCTTATCGAGCGACCAACCGGGGCGCTTCGAGCAAGGGCCAGAAGAGAAATGGGTATTGTTCGGACGCACGTCCGGCGTGACGGTCTTCGTCATGATCTATCCTCTCAGATAGTTAGCCCTTCGTTGGGGAAGGGTGTCCCGCCGCCGCGTATATGGGATCTCATGGGAAAGCGCAAGAGGAAAACGGCACGCCGTGTTCTCCATGCGACAAGATGGCCTGAGTGCCGCGCGCGAGGGGTGTGCGTGAGTTTTCGCTCCCGCGCCACGCCCCCAGACGCCGCCCGTCAGAGAATGAAATCAGCCGCCCTCAGCGTGATCGCATCATCCAGATGGATTGCGAAATCGGACTTTTTGTCCCCGTTCACATCCGCGTAGATGTAGGTATCGCTCGTAGCCTTCGTATATCTGAGTTCACCGGCATGGCCGGTGAAGGCGGCAGTCCCTTTGAATGCGAAGCCCTGATTGCCTGATGTCGCGGTGTTCGCATCGATATTGGCAAGGTGTATCCTGTCGGCGTCGGCGCGCTTGAAGTCGAAGATGGTGTCGCGGCCGCTCGCCGACACGGTCGATTCGGAAATCGAATAGAAGAGGAAAGCGTCAGCGGCGGCTCCTCCCGTAAGGCCGTCAGCGCCCGCTCCGCCGACAAGGGTGTCTGCGCCGGCGTCACCCTTGATCACGTCGTTCCCGCCGAACCCCTGGAGGTTGTCCTTGCCCTCCCCGCCGAGCAGCGTATTGGCTTCCGCCCCTCCCCAGAGCCGGTCGTCGCCGTTGCCGCCATCCACCTTGCCCGAGACACGGCCGCTTCGGCCATCGTAAAGGTCGCTGCCGCCAAAGAGCAGCACGTCGCCGGTGATCCGACCGGTGTTCGTAACGAGATCGATGCCGACCGCATCGTTCATTTCAAGGGCCGCTCCGGTGCGTCCGACGATCGTGCCGGAGTTGACGATCTTTACGGTTTGCCCGCGCGTTGCGATGTAGGCCCGCTCGATCGCGTTGTCATAGCCATCGATCGTTCCCGAGTTCGTGATTGAAGTCGTTCCGTCGAGACCTGCGAGATAGACAGCGGTTGAGGCAAAGGACCGGATCAACCCGGCGTTCTCGATGACCGAATTGGAGCCATAGAGGCTGTAGTTGTAGATGATGGCGACCTGGGCGCCCTTCTCCACATAGAGATTGTTGGCGACATCCGTGGCGTCACCTCCGAGGAACATGCCCGTCCCGCCGATGGAACCGTAGACATGGACGTCGTGATTGCTGCCATATCCGTAGAGCGTCGTGCCGATGCTGCTCGCAATCGCGACGCCGGTCTGTATCACGGCATCGTCGCTACCGTTGAGAGTGACCACCGTTCCTGGTTGACTTGCCGAAGCGGGAAACTGCCATGCCATAGCATTGACCTCCTGGGCTGAACCTGGAGACAAAATACACGGCACGCGTGCAGTCGGCACCGCCCATTTCTGGGGCAAGCCCGATCGAGTTCCGCCCTGCAGTCACGCCAAGCGGATCGCGGCACGTGGCTAGCGATGGGATTGCGGAACCGGACCCTACCAGAGGTCGATGCGGATGCCTGCCCGGAATTCATGCTTCTGGAACCCGTCGTCCCTACCCTTCACTCCGGATGCGCCGGCCGCGCGCTCCGCGGCCGTATAGCCGAACATGTCGCCGCCGTTCACGTCCGAGAACCGGTAGCCGAAGTCGAGCTTCACGCCCTCGGAGATCTGGTAGGACGCTCCCGCCATCAGCGCATATGTAAAGCGCCAGCTGTCCTGGCCGGGGGCGGAGACCTCATCGTATGTCGTGCCGGAGCATGCGGCCGTGCCGTTCCGGCAACTGGCTGTGCTCGAGAAGTCGTCCCATCGGACATTGGTCATGCCCGCACCAGCGCCGACATAGGGCGTGAAGCCGGCGAAGGTGGCGATGTCGACATAGGCGTTCGCCATCAAGGTGGCGGCCTGATAGGAGGCGTCCTGGGAGTAGCGGCAC contains:
- the serA gene encoding phosphoglycerate dehydrogenase, with protein sequence MAPRVLVSDELSETAVQIFRDRGVEVDFQPQLGKDKDKLAEIIGNYDGLAIRSATKATEKLIAAATNLKVIGRAGIGVDNVDIPAASRRGIIVMNTPFGNSITTAEHAIALMFAVARQLPQADSSTQAGKWEKSKFMGVEITGKTLGVIGAGNIGGIVCKKAIGLGMHVLAYDPFLSAERAQEMGVTKVELDELLAKADFITLHVPMTDKTRGILGKENLAKTKPGVRIINCARGGLVDEAALAEAIKSGHVAGAGFDVFEVEPAKESPLFGLPNVVCTPHLGASTTEAQENVALQVAEQMSDYLVKGAVSNAINMPSITAEEAPILKPFIRLADVLGAFVGQVTESAIKEIEILYDGATASMNTKALTSALLAGLIRSQVADVNMVSAPIMIKEKGIILSEVKRDKSGVFDGYIKLTVKTANQTRSIAGTVFSDGKPRFIQIKGINLDADVGSHMVYITNTDVPGMIGFIGMTLGDAGVNIANFQLGREKEGGDAIALLYVDGPVSDAVLDKLRANPAIRQAKSLVFNVD
- a CDS encoding phosphoserine transaminase codes for the protein MTKTVTPDVRPNNTHFSSGPCSKRPGWSLDKLSDAALGRSHRAKVGKAKLKQAIDLTREVLEVPADYRIGIVPASDTGAVEMALWSLLGPRGVDMVAWESFGSGWVSDVVKELKLPDVRKITADYGVLPDLSTIDFSRDVVFTWNGTTSGVRVPNADFIPADRQGLTICDATSAAFAQDMDFSKLDVVTFSWQKVLGGEGGHGVIILSPRAVERLESYTPAWPMPKIFRMTKGGKLIEGIFQGETINTPSMLCVEDYIDALLWAKEIGGLKALMARADANAKAIFDFVEKNDWIANLAKDPATRSNTSVCLTIADKDVLALDADAQAAFAKGIVALLEKQGVAYDIGAYRDAPSGLRIWAGATIDTADIAALMPWLTWAFETQKATISKAAA